GCCAAAGGTATTAAGGTAATACCAAGAGAGTTTGCCTATGCGTGTATCCATACGTGCTGCATAACCATCAATAAACGGACGTGGATTATAGTAACCAGGATGGCTAAAATCGACACCTCCGCCATGCTTATCGATAAAAACAAGATGACTGGCAATATAGACTGCAGCACGTCGGTTATGAAAAGGAAACGCTTTAGTATAACGCCTGGCAACAACCTCTTGACCTTTCGTATCAATATAACCCCAGGTGTCACCTATTGCTATTGCAGCTAAACCTTCTGAAAAAAACCAAGCATCATCGTAGCGAAAGCCGTTTAGTAATTGACCATTATGTGCCACAAACCCCCATTTTTCACCTTGCTTTACTTTTGCTAATCCTTCAATAAAAGGATGAGCATCATCAAATTGCAGAGGAATTATTTCTCGGCCTTGTACATCAATATATCCCCATTTAGCTGCCCGACGTGCTGGCGCCAAACCCTCATGCACGGGTCGTAATTCATCCCATTTGGGCTCTGCGGTAAATTTTCCTTTGCGATTAATTAAGCCCCATTTGCCATCTTTCTGCACAGCGGCGAAACCAGATAAAAAACTTTGTACTTGTGTGAAATTGGGTTTAATCACTATATGTCCATTGCTATCGATATATCCCCACAAATCATTAACACATACTGCTGCCATACCTTCAGATTGAGGTAGACCGTCAACAAAGTTTGGCTTAATAATTACTGCCAATTTTTCATCAAAATAACCAACACTTCCATTTTCAATATAAGGGTATAATAATTTGGGTTTAGTGTGGTTATCGGCAGCAAATATACTTAATGGTAAAAATAAAGCTGTAAAAAAAACTAAAAAATCAAAACTTAATTTCATATTACAGAGATAGCACAAATAACGCGTTAATTACGAATAGATACTGTCTTTCGGGCGCATAACCGCTTGAATTCTTTTTCTGGGCAAGCTAGGAGCACTTTTTAACTTTAGGAGCACCTAAAATGCGCTACTTTAAATATCATGGTTTAGGTAACGACTACTTAGTTATTGAACCCAAAGAATTGGGACGCGAACTTACTACCGCTGAAATAAAGTTAATTTGTCACCGTAACTACGGTGCTGGTTCTGATGGCATCCTTTGGGGGCCATTACCTAGCAATAAAGCCAATTTTGCCTTACGAATTTTTAATCCAGATGGTAGTGAGGCAGAAAAAAGTGGTAATGGATTGCGAATATTCTCGCGATTTTTATTTGATCAAGGCCAAGTCGGACAAAAGCCTTTTGCCATTGAAACTCGTGGTGGCTGCGTTAACGCGCAAGTGTATGACAATGGTCGGTTAGTCGATATCGATATGGGGCAGGTAAGTTTTAATAGTCGTCAGATACCACTTACCGGCGATGAGCGAGAAGTCATCAATGAAAATATGACTATTGCCGGCAAAGAATTATGTTATTGCGCTGCTACCGTAGGTAACCCTCATTGTGTTATACATTTAGATGAAATTTCGAGCGATTTAGCAAAAAGCTTAGGGCCGCAAATCGAAGTCGAGCCACGTTTTATTAATCGAACCAATGTGCAATTTATGAAGGTTTTAGGTCGTAATGATATTCAAATTGAAATTTGGGAGCGCGGCGCTGGTTATACCTTAGCTTCTGGTAGTAGCAGTAGCGCAGCGGCTGCAGTAGCGCGGCGTTTAGGTTTATGTGACGAACAAATAACTGTGCATATGCCGGGTGGTGATCTAGGCATTACCGTGCATGAAGATTATACAATTAAAATGAGCGGCCCAGTTACTAAAGTAGCTGACGGTATGATAAGCAAAGAGGCGTTTTCGGTAGATCTTTAAGCAAAATAAATTAAAGCTACTAGCATGCAATTATACTAGGGACACCCCCTATTTAGGTGAGTAATTTATGGCAAAGTTAAACTCAAATTATGACTTATTAGCAGCAGGTTACTTATTTCCAGAAATTGCCCGGCGCGCTAAGGCGTTTGCTGAAAAAAATCTAAAAGCCAAACTTTTACGTATGGGCATTGGTGATACTACTGAAGCAATACCACCAAGTATTGCAGCGGGGATGCATGCCCGTATTGACGCCTTAAGCAAACGTGAAACTTATACCGGCTACGGTGATAGTTGTGAATTAGGTGAACTATCCCTTCGTGAAGCCATTGCAGCCGATTATGCGCGACTTAAAGTGACAATAAATTGTGACGAAATTTTTGTTAGTGATGGCGCAAAACCAGATAGCGGCAATATTCAGAGTATTTTCAGTACTGATGCTGTTGTGGCAGTACAAGACCCCGCTTACCCAGTATATGTTGATACTAATGTAATAGCTGGACGCGCGGGTATTTACG
This DNA window, taken from Deltaproteobacteria bacterium, encodes the following:
- a CDS encoding WG repeat-containing protein, translated to MKLSFDFLVFFTALFLPLSIFAADNHTKPKLLYPYIENGSVGYFDEKLAVIIKPNFVDGLPQSEGMAAVCVNDLWGYIDSNGHIVIKPNFTQVQSFLSGFAAVQKDGKWGLINRKGKFTAEPKWDELRPVHEGLAPARRAAKWGYIDVQGREIIPLQFDDAHPFIEGLAKVKQGEKWGFVAHNGQLLNGFRYDDAWFFSEGLAAIAIGDTWGYIDTKGQEVVARRYTKAFPFHNRRAAVYIASHLVFIDKHGGGVDFSHPGYYNPRPFIDGYAARMDTRIGKLSWYYLNTFGLSFLGTGFNTKYPLDSTFTHNFSEDLCGVEIGGLCGFMDRSGKFVVRPAYSKARAFSEGLAVVQWRDKWGYINKQGMVVIPIRYNYAFSSFKKGRAEVMENGKHFILDTSGNIVDPSSIVYNHKAPKPDLSGLHPIRRNKRWGFANAADKIVIAPRYARVEPFKDGIAKVTMADSPRWGLINTKGELLYSTYMSR
- a CDS encoding diaminopimelate epimerase, which encodes MRYFKYHGLGNDYLVIEPKELGRELTTAEIKLICHRNYGAGSDGILWGPLPSNKANFALRIFNPDGSEAEKSGNGLRIFSRFLFDQGQVGQKPFAIETRGGCVNAQVYDNGRLVDIDMGQVSFNSRQIPLTGDEREVINENMTIAGKELCYCAATVGNPHCVIHLDEISSDLAKSLGPQIEVEPRFINRTNVQFMKVLGRNDIQIEIWERGAGYTLASGSSSSAAAAVARRLGLCDEQITVHMPGGDLGITVHEDYTIKMSGPVTKVADGMISKEAFSVDL